In Denitratisoma sp. DHT3, one DNA window encodes the following:
- a CDS encoding type II toxin-antitoxin system VapC family toxin, with the protein MRNIYVVDCSVSIAWLFDDQADAYTEAALDALVDNFAVVPGWWHVEMLNVLLSLERHGRIASDKTVQLLRHLQRLPVRRRESQMSVFELHALALRYHLTSYDALYLDSALATGLPLATRDKSLQRAAAESGIGVWSA; encoded by the coding sequence ATGAGGAATATTTACGTGGTCGATTGCTCTGTCAGCATCGCCTGGTTGTTTGATGATCAGGCCGATGCCTACACGGAAGCGGCGCTGGATGCCCTGGTCGACAATTTTGCCGTGGTGCCCGGCTGGTGGCACGTCGAGATGCTCAACGTTCTGCTGTCACTGGAACGACACGGGCGGATCGCTTCCGACAAGACGGTCCAACTGCTCCGTCATTTGCAGCGCCTGCCGGTGCGGCGGCGGGAATCCCAGATGTCGGTTTTTGAATTGCACGCCCTGGCGTTGCGCTATCACCTGACCAGCTACGACGCGCTTTACCTCGACTCGGCATTGGCGACCGGTTTGCCGTTGGCCACTCGGGACAAGTCCTTGCAGCGTGCTGCCGCTGAGAGCGGCATCGGCGTATGGTCGGCGTGA
- a CDS encoding type II toxin-antitoxin system Phd/YefM family antitoxin — protein sequence MITIGLFEAKASLGQLAQAAAEGEVVVLTRRGKPLAEIRPPQGDAARADVRQAIDALREFRHVNRVESFDIAQLVAEGRR from the coding sequence ATGATCACGATCGGATTATTCGAAGCCAAAGCCAGTCTCGGCCAGTTGGCGCAGGCGGCGGCCGAAGGCGAGGTGGTGGTGCTGACCCGGCGTGGCAAGCCGCTGGCCGAGATTCGGCCTCCACAAGGCGATGCTGCCCGTGCCGATGTGCGGCAGGCGATCGACGCCTTGCGCGAATTTCGGCACGTCAATCGGGTGGAGAGTTTCGATATCGCCCAACTCGTTGCCGAGGGGCGGCGTTGA
- the prfB gene encoding peptide chain release factor 2 (programmed frameshift): MEAERLNQIANRIADLSQRDNELRRYLDFDVKAEKLAELNRELEDPAIWNDADRAQALGREKKSLENVVLALESVAQRLKDGDELFAMAREEGDEDTVAAVEADLDAVEKEVAGLEFRRMFNNPADPNNCFIDIQAGAGGTEACDWASMLLRQYLKYCEKKGFKAELLEQTDGDVAGIRSASLKVEGEYAYGLLRTETGVHRLVRKSPFDSSGGRHTSFASLYVYPEIDDSIEVEINPADLRIDTFRASGAGGQHINKTDSAIRITHAPTGIVVQCQNDRSQHRNKAEAMAMLKSRLYELELRKRQAEADKLEASKTDVGWGHQIRSYVLDQSRIKDLRTNVEISNTQKVLDGDLDPFIEASLKQGV, translated from the exons ATGGAAGCCGAACGCCTGAACCAGATCGCCAACCGCATTGCCGACCTCAGCCAGCGGGACAATGAACTTCGGAGGTATCTT GACTTCGACGTCAAAGCCGAAAAACTCGCCGAACTGAACCGGGAACTGGAAGACCCGGCGATCTGGAACGACGCCGACCGGGCCCAGGCGCTCGGACGGGAGAAGAAATCCCTGGAAAACGTGGTGCTGGCGCTCGAATCCGTGGCCCAGCGGCTGAAGGACGGCGACGAACTGTTCGCGATGGCGCGCGAGGAAGGCGACGAGGACACCGTCGCCGCCGTGGAAGCCGATCTCGACGCGGTGGAGAAGGAAGTCGCCGGCCTCGAATTCCGCCGCATGTTCAACAACCCGGCGGACCCCAACAACTGCTTCATCGACATCCAGGCCGGCGCCGGCGGCACCGAAGCCTGCGACTGGGCCAGCATGCTGCTGCGCCAGTACCTGAAATACTGCGAGAAGAAGGGTTTCAAGGCCGAACTGCTGGAACAGACCGACGGCGACGTGGCCGGCATCCGCAGCGCCTCGCTGAAGGTGGAAGGCGAATACGCCTACGGCCTCTTGCGCACCGAGACCGGCGTCCACCGCCTGGTCAGGAAGAGCCCCTTCGACTCCTCGGGCGGCCGCCACACCAGCTTCGCCAGCCTCTACGTGTACCCCGAGATCGACGACTCGATCGAGGTGGAGATCAACCCGGCCGACCTGCGTATCGACACTTTCCGCGCCTCCGGCGCCGGCGGCCAGCACATCAACAAGACCGACTCGGCGATCCGCATCACCCACGCCCCGACCGGCATCGTCGTGCAGTGCCAGAACGACCGCTCGCAGCACCGCAACAAGGCCGAGGCCATGGCCATGCTGAAGTCGCGCCTGTACGAACTGGAACTGCGCAAGCGCCAGGCCGAGGCCGACAAGCTGGAAGCCAGCAAGACCGACGTGGGCTGGGGCCACCAGATCAGAAGCTACGTGCTGGACCAGAGCCGCATCAAGGACCTGCGCACCAACGTCGAAATCTCCAACACCCAGAAAGTGCTGGACGGTGACCTGGACCCCTTCATCGAGGCCAGCCTGAAGCAGGGCGTTTGA
- a CDS encoding DUF1640 domain-containing protein, producing MASITFDTLKYAERLKAAGTTENQAKAKAKALAGAFSEAMEAQLATKTDIYRVERELVVLKWMTGIVLGGIIALIMKTFFPA from the coding sequence ATGGCAAGCATTACATTCGACACCCTCAAATACGCGGAGCGACTGAAAGCAGCCGGTACCACGGAGAATCAGGCTAAGGCGAAAGCCAAAGCCCTGGCCGGCGCTTTCTCCGAAGCCATGGAGGCTCAGTTGGCGACCAAGACCGACATTTACCGTGTCGAGCGGGAATTGGTCGTACTCAAATGGATGACCGGCATCGTCTTGGGCGGAATCATTGCCCTGATCATGAAGACATTTTTCCCTGCATAA
- a CDS encoding YjfB family protein produces the protein MDVSAIASLATEMATTRTEQAAQIAVLKKAMEMQGQGAIQLLTAATQSYNNPPNLGNSVDVFA, from the coding sequence ATGGACGTATCGGCAATCGCTTCCCTCGCCACCGAAATGGCGACCACCCGCACCGAGCAGGCCGCGCAGATCGCGGTGCTCAAGAAAGCCATGGAAATGCAGGGCCAGGGTGCCATCCAGTTGCTGACCGCAGCGACCCAGAGCTACAACAACCCGCCCAACCTGGGCAACAGCGTCGACGTCTTTGCCTGA